From the Desulfosarcina sp. BuS5 genome, one window contains:
- the priA gene encoding replication restart helicase PriA translates to MQRSHIEVAIALPVFNTYTYGVPEHFYHQVSPGKRVLVPFGRRKVTGYILGRPKDTYHDSIKFIIDILDESPIFPSSMIPFFKWTADYYMHPLGEVIKSALPKGLNIYDTVCLAITEKGKKAIIEKSVTSVETTVLHFLRHGSCSQKKIINKLTITVTDSLINRMARQGLLTKQRAFNSGGRTKPKLERYVSFIDSGTGRHNNDYSEKKLSEPRKKIINLLKSKGDLSVKELKKIIPPSINLVRSMQKAGQVTIYKKKIYRNPFGESIIPDIPPQLTKEQMDVVAFIQNLFGKGYSTCLLKGVTGSGKTEVYLHLTEIVIKKGCSVVILVPEIALITQIEQRFRSRFGDTVALLHSGLSAGELYDQWTRILAGEASIAIGARSAIFAPFKDIGLIVVDEEHDASYKQDGTFCYNARDLAVVRAKHSNGIALLGSATPSVNSYHNTFTGKYFKASLTRRVGKSSLPDITIVDLRKNRDARGAKRFLSPELRFAMKETLERGEQILLFLNQRGFATHPVCAACGESLRCKNCSITLTLHKKTNAYRCHYCGYSRPSVSHCDICGSHDIKLLGFGTEKVEEGVKTFFPDARVSRMDRDTTLRKGSLLRILQGLKKQSIDILIGTQMIAKGHDFPKITLVGIICADLSLNFPDFRACENTYQLISQVSGRAGRGDAPGKVILQTYNPNHFSIVAAQNHDFNSFYDQEIQFRSKLDYPPFTRMIRLQIFGRSKAKTGEHAFKVTNICKKLKTGSPFFKQVQVLGPIEAPVPKIANKYRWHLLLKSPQIKPLHRMVQRLFFDNKSDVRGRDVKVISDIDPFFMM, encoded by the coding sequence TTGCAAAGGTCTCATATTGAAGTAGCTATAGCCCTGCCTGTATTTAATACATATACATATGGAGTGCCTGAGCACTTTTATCATCAAGTCTCCCCTGGTAAACGGGTACTTGTTCCATTTGGTCGGCGCAAAGTAACCGGATACATACTCGGACGTCCTAAAGATACTTATCATGATTCAATAAAATTCATCATAGATATTCTCGATGAATCCCCAATTTTCCCATCTTCCATGATACCCTTTTTCAAATGGACAGCAGATTATTATATGCACCCATTGGGTGAAGTCATCAAATCCGCTCTGCCGAAAGGTTTAAACATATATGACACGGTTTGCCTTGCTATAACAGAAAAAGGGAAAAAAGCTATTATTGAAAAATCAGTTACATCTGTGGAGACAACTGTTCTGCATTTTTTGAGGCATGGATCCTGCAGTCAGAAAAAAATCATAAACAAATTAACTATAACTGTTACAGATTCTTTAATAAACAGGATGGCAAGGCAAGGGCTGCTCACCAAACAAAGGGCATTTAATAGTGGTGGCCGTACAAAGCCTAAATTAGAGCGTTATGTATCATTTATTGATTCGGGAACAGGTCGGCATAATAATGATTATTCAGAAAAAAAACTATCAGAGCCAAGAAAAAAAATAATTAATCTTTTAAAATCTAAAGGCGACCTCTCTGTAAAAGAATTAAAAAAAATTATACCGCCGTCTATTAATCTTGTCAGGTCCATGCAGAAGGCCGGTCAGGTTACAATTTATAAAAAAAAAATATACAGGAATCCTTTCGGAGAATCGATAATACCGGATATCCCACCGCAGTTGACAAAAGAACAAATGGATGTGGTTGCCTTTATACAAAATCTGTTCGGAAAAGGATATTCCACATGTCTTCTTAAAGGAGTAACGGGCAGCGGAAAGACGGAAGTCTATCTTCACCTTACGGAAATAGTAATAAAAAAAGGATGTTCTGTAGTTATTCTTGTACCTGAAATAGCCCTGATAACCCAGATAGAGCAAAGGTTCCGTTCCCGCTTCGGAGATACGGTTGCCCTGTTGCACAGCGGGCTTTCTGCTGGTGAACTATATGATCAGTGGACCCGCATATTAGCCGGTGAGGCTTCAATAGCTATAGGCGCCCGGTCTGCAATTTTTGCTCCTTTTAAAGATATTGGCCTGATTGTAGTTGATGAAGAACACGATGCTTCATACAAACAGGATGGCACATTCTGTTATAATGCAAGGGATCTCGCAGTTGTAAGGGCAAAACATTCAAACGGAATTGCTTTGTTAGGTTCGGCAACTCCGTCCGTGAATTCATACCATAATACTTTTACAGGAAAATATTTTAAGGCCTCCCTTACCAGGCGTGTCGGAAAAAGCTCCCTTCCTGATATTACCATCGTTGATTTACGTAAAAACAGGGATGCAAGGGGTGCAAAGAGATTCCTTTCACCTGAACTGCGCTTTGCAATGAAAGAGACCCTTGAGCGAGGCGAACAGATTTTGCTTTTTCTTAATCAGCGGGGTTTTGCCACTCATCCTGTATGCGCTGCCTGCGGAGAGTCTTTAAGGTGTAAAAACTGTTCAATTACCTTGACTCTGCACAAAAAAACAAATGCGTATAGGTGTCATTATTGTGGATATTCGCGGCCATCTGTGTCCCATTGCGATATATGCGGTTCCCATGACATAAAGTTGCTTGGGTTCGGCACTGAAAAGGTTGAAGAAGGTGTGAAAACATTTTTTCCGGATGCCAGGGTATCGAGAATGGATCGCGACACAACTCTCCGAAAAGGATCATTGTTAAGAATATTGCAAGGTTTAAAAAAACAGAGTATAGATATCCTGATAGGAACCCAGATGATTGCTAAAGGCCATGATTTTCCTAAAATTACTCTTGTGGGAATAATTTGTGCAGATTTGTCGTTGAACTTTCCGGATTTTAGAGCTTGTGAAAACACATATCAACTTATATCCCAGGTATCAGGCAGGGCAGGGAGGGGTGATGCGCCGGGAAAAGTTATTTTGCAAACTTATAATCCGAATCATTTCAGCATAGTGGCAGCTCAAAATCATGATTTTAACAGTTTTTATGATCAGGAAATTCAATTTCGCAGCAAACTTGATTATCCGCCTTTTACCAGGATGATCAGGCTGCAAATTTTCGGCCGGAGCAAGGCGAAAACCGGTGAGCATGCGTTTAAAGTTACGAATATCTGTAAAAAACTAAAAACAGGCAGTCCTTTTTTTAAACAGGTTCAGGTGCTGGGACCGATTGAAGCTCCTGTCCCGAAGATCGCAAATAAATACAGGTGGCATCTTTTGTTAAAAAGTCCGCAAATAAAGCCTCTTCATAGAATGGTCCAGAGACTTTTTTTTGATAATAAGTCTGATGTCAGAGGCAGAGATGTTAAAGTAATATCGGACATTGATCCTTTTTTTATGATGTAA
- a CDS encoding class I SAM-dependent methyltransferase has protein sequence MGYVFDFHDAASYDKWLQKPANKFAFSLETNLMINMLKPEQGRMVLDIGCGTGAGLLKYLEMGLQVTGIDPSPYMLDIAASKVKNRADLHRGFAERLPFDDNSFHYASLITTLEFVEDPEKALEEAFRVTKDRVFIGVLNRYALKSFHRRIKGIFTSTIFNHAQFFSIWELKQIIKTILGDIPLSWGTVCQFPFSSYRFVSMLERNRIIQKCPFGTFVGMMVVPVPFYKTTLLSVKCCVNHSTGVARG, from the coding sequence ATGGGTTACGTATTTGATTTTCATGATGCTGCGTCTTACGATAAATGGCTTCAAAAGCCTGCGAACAAATTTGCCTTTTCCCTGGAAACTAATCTAATGATAAATATGCTCAAGCCAGAGCAAGGCAGAATGGTGCTCGACATTGGCTGCGGCACCGGCGCAGGCCTGCTCAAATATCTCGAAATGGGCTTACAGGTTACAGGAATTGATCCATCTCCATATATGCTTGATATTGCAGCAAGCAAAGTAAAAAACCGTGCAGATTTACATCGAGGCTTTGCTGAGCGGCTTCCCTTTGATGACAATTCTTTCCATTATGCATCTTTGATCACAACCCTGGAATTCGTCGAAGATCCGGAAAAAGCTCTGGAAGAGGCTTTCAGGGTAACAAAAGACAGGGTTTTTATAGGGGTTTTAAACCGATATGCCCTTAAAAGTTTCCATAGGCGGATAAAAGGTATATTCACAAGTACTATTTTTAACCATGCCCAATTCTTCAGCATATGGGAGCTTAAGCAGATAATAAAAACAATTTTGGGGGATATCCCCCTATCATGGGGTACGGTATGTCAATTTCCGTTTTCATCATACCGTTTCGTATCCATGCTCGAAAGGAACCGTATAATACAGAAATGTCCATTTGGTACTTTTGTCGGAATGATGGTGGTTCCTGTCCCATTTTATAAAACAACGTTACTTTCAGTTAAGTGCTGCGTCAATCATTCAACAGGCGTAGCAAGAGGATAG
- a CDS encoding beta-ketoacyl-ACP synthase III has product MRARITGIDHFVPEDKLTNYDLEQMVDTDDEWIYTRTGIRERRVLDKDKGVSYMAVKAAKKVLEQTDTHPDELDLIIMATTTFDMMFPSTATIVQNELNAKNCWGYDLVAGCSGFLFAISTASQFIETGKHKKVMVIGADKMSSIMNYKDRNTCIIFGDGAGAVLLEPSGEDGYGIEDYLNHIDGSGGQYLYMPGGGSLHPPTHETIDKGMHFVHQDGRTLFKNAVIEMTKTFRDIIEKNNLKTDDIKFFIPHQANARIITAVAEKLGLTEDQAIINIEKYGNTTAGTIPIAMSEVYQDGKLQKGDRIILSAFGTGFAWGSLLLRWSMD; this is encoded by the coding sequence ATGCGCGCAAGAATAACCGGTATAGATCATTTTGTACCTGAGGATAAACTTACAAATTACGACCTGGAGCAGATGGTTGATACAGACGATGAATGGATCTATACACGTACCGGCATTAGAGAGAGAAGAGTTCTGGACAAGGATAAAGGTGTGTCGTACATGGCTGTCAAAGCAGCAAAAAAAGTCCTTGAACAGACAGATACTCACCCCGATGAACTTGATCTTATCATAATGGCCACAACAACATTCGATATGATGTTTCCTTCCACGGCTACAATAGTACAGAATGAACTCAATGCCAAAAATTGCTGGGGATATGATCTGGTGGCAGGTTGTTCCGGATTTCTGTTTGCTATATCCACTGCCTCTCAGTTTATTGAAACCGGAAAACATAAAAAGGTTATGGTTATAGGCGCTGATAAAATGAGCTCAATAATGAATTATAAAGACCGCAATACGTGTATTATTTTTGGCGATGGTGCGGGAGCCGTGCTCCTTGAGCCATCCGGTGAAGACGGTTACGGAATTGAAGACTATCTCAACCACATAGATGGTTCCGGCGGTCAGTATCTATATATGCCGGGAGGAGGCAGTCTGCATCCCCCTACGCACGAAACAATCGATAAGGGGATGCATTTTGTCCACCAGGATGGAAGGACATTATTTAAAAATGCAGTAATAGAAATGACAAAAACCTTTAGAGATATAATTGAAAAAAATAATCTCAAAACAGATGATATAAAATTTTTTATACCTCACCAGGCTAATGCCAGAATAATAACCGCTGTAGCGGAAAAGCTTGGGCTGACAGAAGACCAGGCAATTATAAATATTGAAAAATATGGGAATACCACAGCTGGCACAATTCCTATTGCAATGTCGGAAGTTTATCAGGATGGGAAACTGCAAAAAGGCGACCGGATAATTCTATCTGCATTCGGCACCGGCTTTGCGTGGGGAAGTCTGCTGCTTAGATGGTCTATGGACTGA
- a CDS encoding integration host factor subunit alpha, translating to MALTKNDIVTKVHQLGFTKNKSVEIVEILLELIKSTLEKGDDVLISGFGKFCVKKKNKRRGRNPATGADLMLRERQVVTFKCSGKLRERLNS from the coding sequence ATGGCATTGACAAAAAATGATATTGTTACAAAAGTTCATCAACTTGGTTTTACCAAGAATAAATCTGTTGAAATTGTCGAAATTCTGCTGGAACTTATAAAGAGTACCCTGGAAAAAGGTGATGATGTGTTGATTTCGGGGTTTGGAAAGTTTTGTGTTAAAAAAAAGAACAAAAGGAGGGGGCGTAACCCTGCAACAGGCGCTGATTTGATGCTTAGGGAAAGACAAGTAGTTACTTTCAAGTGTTCAGGGAAATTAAGAGAAAGGCTCAACTCCTGA